One Mycolicibacterium parafortuitum DNA segment encodes these proteins:
- a CDS encoding ABC transporter permease — protein MNFLQEALCFIFTAANWGGPAGLTARILEHLQYTAIAVFFSALIAVPLGMVIGHTGRGTFLVVTGVNALRALPTLGVLLLGVLLWGLGLVPPTVALMLLGIPPLLAGTYSGIANVDRTVVDAARSMGMTETRILLRVETPNAMPLILGGLRTATLQIVATATVAAYASLGGLGRYLIDGIKVREFYLALVGALMVTALALILDALLAFAVWASVPGTGRLSRRRTLPQPFLDDEVALETASPGRTRSAHGRAGPSPTVEA, from the coding sequence ATGAACTTCCTGCAGGAGGCGCTGTGCTTCATCTTCACCGCGGCCAACTGGGGCGGGCCTGCCGGGCTGACCGCACGCATCCTCGAACACCTTCAGTACACCGCGATCGCGGTGTTCTTCTCGGCGCTGATCGCGGTGCCGCTGGGCATGGTGATCGGGCACACGGGCCGCGGCACCTTCCTGGTCGTCACCGGGGTGAACGCGCTGCGGGCCCTGCCGACCCTGGGTGTGCTGCTGCTCGGGGTGCTGTTGTGGGGGCTGGGACTGGTCCCGCCCACGGTCGCACTGATGCTGTTGGGTATCCCGCCGCTGCTGGCCGGCACCTATTCGGGCATCGCGAACGTGGACCGCACGGTGGTCGACGCGGCCAGGTCGATGGGTATGACCGAGACCCGGATCCTGCTGCGGGTGGAAACCCCGAACGCGATGCCGCTGATCCTGGGCGGGCTGCGGACCGCCACCCTACAGATCGTCGCGACCGCGACCGTCGCCGCGTACGCGAGCCTGGGCGGGCTGGGCCGGTATCTGATCGACGGCATCAAGGTGCGCGAGTTCTACCTGGCGCTCGTCGGCGCGTTGATGGTCACCGCGCTGGCCCTGATCCTCGACGCGCTGCTCGCGTTCGCGGTCTGGGCGTCGGTGCCCGGCACCGGCCGACTGAGCCGCAGACGGACGCTGCCGCAGCCGTTCCTCGACGACGAGGTGGCACTGGAAACGGCTTCGCCGGGCCGTACGCGGTCCGCTCACGGCCGCGCCGGACCGTCGCCTACGGTAGAGGCATGA
- a CDS encoding putative glycolipid-binding domain-containing protein encodes MSEADRSEASTWPAVLTWRAHDEPRMESVRVQMSGKRIKAYGRVVAAATSAHPAFSASYDLVTDELGGTKRLSLTVTLAERERQLSIARDEENMWLVQEHSGQTSRSAFDGALDVDMVFSPFFNALPIRRLGVLPGSGESAVVPVVYVRVPDLSVVVETISYDATDTGIKLKSPVADTTITVDDDGFILDYPGLAERL; translated from the coding sequence ATGAGTGAAGCCGATCGCTCGGAGGCGAGCACCTGGCCCGCGGTGCTGACATGGCGTGCGCATGACGAACCCCGCATGGAGTCGGTCCGGGTGCAGATGTCCGGCAAACGCATCAAGGCCTACGGCCGCGTCGTGGCGGCCGCCACATCGGCGCATCCGGCGTTCAGCGCGTCCTACGACCTCGTCACCGACGAGCTCGGCGGGACCAAACGGCTGTCGCTGACCGTCACGCTTGCCGAGCGGGAGCGTCAGCTCTCGATCGCGCGTGACGAGGAGAACATGTGGCTGGTCCAGGAGCATTCCGGGCAGACCAGCCGGTCGGCCTTCGACGGTGCGCTCGACGTCGACATGGTGTTCAGCCCGTTCTTCAACGCGCTGCCGATCCGCAGGCTCGGGGTGTTGCCGGGCAGCGGAGAGTCTGCCGTCGTCCCGGTGGTCTATGTGCGGGTGCCCGACCTGTCGGTGGTGGTCGAGACGATCAGCTACGACGCGACCGATACCGGCATCAAGCTGAAGTCGCCGGTCGCCGACACCACGATCACCGTCGACGACGACGGTTTCATCCTCGACTATCCAGGGTTGGCAGAGCGGCTCTGA
- a CDS encoding prephenate dehydrogenase has translation MCVIGLGLIGGSLMRAAKAAGREVFGYNRSVDGVDAARRDGFDATSDLGEALSRAAAVDALIVLAVPMPALPLMLRHVRETAPNCALTDVTSVKGAVLREVDEAGLLDRFVGGHPMTGTAYSGWAAGDTDLFADTPWVLSVDDHVDPGIWATVMHLALDCRAFVVPARSDEHDIAAATISHLPHLLAEALAATAGEVPLAYALAAGSFRDGTRVAGTAPDLVRAMCEANADQLLPVLDQTLRLLIDARNHLADHQSVADLVEIGHAARIRYDTFTRPQIVTVVIGSDGWRDELAAAGRAGGVIRAALPTLDSRG, from the coding sequence GTGTGCGTGATCGGCCTCGGCCTGATCGGCGGGTCACTGATGCGGGCGGCCAAGGCGGCCGGTCGGGAGGTCTTCGGCTACAACCGTTCGGTCGACGGCGTCGACGCCGCCCGCCGCGACGGATTCGACGCCACCTCCGATCTCGGCGAGGCACTGTCGCGCGCGGCAGCCGTCGACGCGCTCATCGTGCTCGCCGTACCGATGCCCGCGCTGCCGCTGATGCTGCGCCATGTCCGCGAGACCGCCCCGAACTGTGCGCTGACCGACGTGACCAGCGTCAAGGGTGCCGTGCTGCGGGAGGTCGACGAGGCCGGGCTGCTCGACCGGTTCGTCGGCGGCCACCCGATGACCGGAACCGCATACTCGGGCTGGGCCGCCGGCGACACCGACCTGTTCGCCGACACACCGTGGGTGCTCAGCGTCGACGACCATGTCGACCCCGGTATCTGGGCGACCGTGATGCACCTGGCGCTGGACTGCCGCGCGTTCGTCGTGCCGGCCCGCTCCGATGAGCACGACATCGCGGCCGCGACCATCTCGCATCTGCCGCACCTGCTCGCCGAGGCGCTCGCCGCCACCGCCGGCGAGGTACCGCTGGCGTACGCGTTGGCCGCCGGATCGTTCCGGGACGGCACCCGGGTCGCGGGCACCGCACCCGACCTGGTGCGGGCGATGTGCGAGGCGAACGCCGACCAGCTGCTGCCGGTGCTCGATCAGACGCTGCGGCTGCTGATCGACGCCCGCAACCATCTCGCCGACCACCAGTCGGTGGCCGATCTTGTCGAGATCGGGCACGCGGCGCGAATCCGCTACGACACGTTCACCCGTCCGCAGATCGTGACGGTGGTGATCGGATCCGACGGCTGGCGCGACGAACTCGCCGCCGCCGGGCGCGCCGGCGGGGTGATCAGAGCCGCTCTGCCAACCCTGGATAGTCGAGGATGA
- a CDS encoding tRNA adenosine deaminase-associated protein, whose translation MGAQSAQKQERATDVPDGFGVAVVREDGKWRCTAMRKDALTSLTAAETELRELRSAGAVFGILDVDDEFFVIVRPAPSGTRLLLSDATAALDYDLAAEVLEKLDADIDDDELERCDPFEEGDLGVLADIGLPEAVLGVILDESDDLYADEQVDRIAREMGFADELSAVLKRLGR comes from the coding sequence ATGGGAGCGCAGAGTGCACAGAAGCAGGAGCGGGCGACCGACGTCCCGGACGGCTTCGGCGTGGCGGTCGTCCGGGAGGACGGCAAGTGGCGATGCACAGCGATGCGAAAGGACGCACTGACCAGCCTGACCGCCGCCGAGACAGAGTTGCGTGAATTACGCAGTGCCGGGGCCGTTTTCGGCATCCTCGACGTCGACGACGAGTTCTTCGTGATCGTGCGGCCCGCACCGTCGGGGACGCGGCTGCTGCTCTCGGACGCCACCGCGGCGCTGGACTACGACCTCGCGGCGGAGGTGCTGGAGAAGCTCGACGCCGACATCGACGACGACGAGCTCGAGCGGTGCGACCCGTTCGAGGAAGGCGACCTGGGCGTGCTCGCCGACATCGGTCTGCCCGAGGCGGTGCTCGGGGTGATCCTCGACGAGAGCGACGACCTGTACGCCGACGAGCAGGTGGACCGGATCGCACGGGAGATGGGCTTCGCCGACGAGCTGTCGGCGGTCCTCAAGCGTCTTGGCCGGTGA